The following is a genomic window from Marinococcus sp. PL1-022.
CCGATTGACCCGATAAATATAACAGCTAAAATAAAAACGATAAAAAGGGTGAGAAATGAAAGACCAACAATGCGCGGGGTGTTTCTTGAGCTCGTTTGGTCGTGGCGCCCCATAATTATTACGATCTCCCTTCTGTAGGTGGCTTTGTCTATGAATTCATACATTGACAGTGTTGAAAGTATTGTGCTAAAAATAAAAAGAGCGCAAACTTGAAAACAAACTATAACATACAGCTATGAAGGATGAAAGTAACTATAGGACCTACAGTCACAGAGAGTCGGCGTCTGCTGAAAGTCGAACTGCAGCCTTTGGCGAATTACACATCCAGAGCTTCTTTCAGACCTTTGATTAAAAAGTCCTGAAACGGTGTAATGCATCGTTATCAACATGAAGCCGGGAAGCTCATGCTTCCAACAAGGGTGGTACCGCGGTCATCATCGTCCCTTTTCGTTTTTCGAAGCGAAGAGGGACTTTTTTATGTACCTGTATCTATATATCCAAGTTTAGAGTGTTTTTAAACCAGAAAGGGGAAAGTTATGGGCATTTGGGAGGAATTAGAGGAAAGAGGACTTGTGAATCAGGTGACAGAAAGAGAGGGACTTAAGGATCATTTAAATAACGGTCAGCTCCGTTTTTACTGTGGATTTGACCCTACAGGAGACAGCCTCCATATTGGTCACCTGCTGACTATTATTTTAATGCGCCGGATGCAGCTGCACGGCCATCAGCCAATTGCTCTTGTAGGCGGGGGTACTGGAATGATTGGGGACCCGAGTGGGAGAAACGCGGAACGCTCTCTGAACGAACCAGACATTGTGGAAGGTTTTTCACAAAAAATTCGTACTCAGCTCGAAAAATACCTGGATTTTGACGGGGCGTATGGTGCAGAAATTGTAAACAACCATGACTGGCTTGGAAGCATGACCCTCATCAGCTTCCTGAGAGACTTTGGAAAGCATTTCAGCGTCAATTATATGCTCGCCAAAGAATCAGTGGAATCCCGGATTCAGGAAGGCATTTCTTTTACTGAATTCAGCTATCAGATAATGCAGTCAATCGATTTTTACTACCTGTACAAAAATCATCAGTGTACGCTTCAAATCGGTGGCAGCGACCAATGGGGCAATATTACCGCTGGTTTAGAGCTGATTCGCCGTCTGGAATATGAAGATGAGGAAAAATCTCCTGCTTACGGCATGACAATCCCATTAGTGACTAAAGCCGACGGCACGAAATTTGGAAAAACAGCCGGGTACGCAATATGGCTCGATCCTGAAAAAACATCTCCATACGAAATGTACCAATTTCTGCTTAATACAGACGATCGTGATGTATTAAAGTTCATACGCTACTTTACGTTTATTGATCAGGAAGAAATGAAAGAGCTTGAAGAAAAGATGCAGGCAGAGCCTGAAAAAAGGGAACCTCACCGGAGGCTCGCCCAGGAAATCACCTCATTTGTTCACGGCCGGGCAGCGCTGAATCAAGCTGAAAACATTACGAAGGCTCTGTTTGGCGGAGGCGAGCTCACAGCACTGACAGCAGATGAAATAGCGCAGGGCTTTAAGGATGTACCATCGTACACGATGGAAACAGAGGAACAAAACCTGGTGGAGCTCTTGGTTCAAGCGGGCATAGCAGGTTCAAAACGACAGGCCAGGGAAGATGTGCAGAATGGGGCCGTATATATTAATGGAGAGAGAGAACAGAGTACAGACAAAACGGTAGGGAAAAATGATTTAATTGACGATCAATTTATCATTATGCGCAGAGGTAAAAAGAAATATTTTCTGATTCTAAAAAACAATGGGTAAAAGCCGGCCGAAAAAAGCTGGGGAAATATAAAAAATGGTTCTATGTCTAATGTTGGGGTGACCCCCTCCATTATCCGGCGAGCGACCATTTATATTGATGATGCAATAACACTTTGGCCCGCAGGCGGTCGTACCGCTGGAACCCGAAGGCGTTCCGTTTGATCACCTTGGTCTGGTTGTTCAGTCCTTCCACGGTGCCATTGTGATAATCGAACGTAAAACTGTTCAGGATTTCGGTCTGCCAGCGCCGGACGGTGGCGGCAGCCTGGGCCATGTCCGGGCACCCGCTCGCTTCCACCTGCCGGTAGAAGGCGTACAGATCATCCCGGATCGCGCCGGCCTGGCCGGTTGTCATCCGGCGCTTGCTCCGCTCAAACCAGGCCCGAAAGGCTTCTTTGAGTTCATATGCCGTCCGGAGCTCTTCCGACTCGGCCAGGTAATAGTCCCGGATCTTCACCTGTTGGGCGGTGAGGTCTTCGGCTTTTTTGGTAAACACGTGCTTCAGCCGTTTGCACCGCTTGCGGTGGTAGGACGACAGGGTGTGCTGCACGCGGCGCCGGACCCGTTCGAGAGCCCAGTACACGTGCCGGTGCACGTGAAACCGGTCCGCCACGATGATCGGACGGTTCAGGGCCCGCCGGGCCGCCTGGTGAAAGGGCGCACTCATATCCATCACGACCACCTCCACCTGGCCGCCTTTCTGCTGCAGGTACTGCTTCAGTGTCTCTTTCTTCCGGTCCGGCAAAATGTCGACCGGACGTCCGGTAGCCCCGTCCGCCACCAACAGCTGATACTTGCCGGCGCTCGTGTCGCCTTTGTACTCGTCGACAGCAATCACCCGTGGCAGCTGCTCCACGTGCGGGAGCGTCCGGGAAGCCAACTCGTCAAACCGGCGCAGCGCCGTCGTGACTGACGTGGAAAACTGGCGGGCTGTATCGGTGAAATTCTTGCCGGTGACCAGCCGGAGGCCGAGGGCCTGATTCCATTCCCGGCTGTGCCGCTGATACCGATCGACCAGTGGATTAGCTTCAGCAAATCGCTTCCCGCAGGGGCAGGCGTACCGCCGCCGACGATAATGAAGCACGGTTGGCCGTTCAAACCAGGCCGTATGCTGCACCCGCTGCCACCGGTAATCGTGGACCCGCCGGGTCCACGTGCCACAGGCTGGGCACCGGGACCGTTTCCGGGGCACCGCCACCTGAAGGTGCACCATTCCTTCCCGTTCGTCGGTGTGGAGGACCCTTACCCCTTGGAGGCCGGGGATCGTTATGTTACTATACATATGCACGCAACTCCTATCCTGCTTGGTTTTCGTCGACGCAAGTATAACGGATATCGGAGTCTGCGTGTTTTTTTGTGTCTGTACCCCAACAAATATTATAGAGCCTAAAAAATCCCGTGCAGATATTGATCTGCACGGGATTTTTACTATTAACGGGAGTAGTACTCAACGATCAGTGCTTCGGAAATTTCCGCAGGAAGCTCAGAGCGTTCAGGGTAACGACTGTAGGTGCCCTGAAGGTTGTCAGCATCAAATGTGAGATATTCCGGAACGAAAGAATTAGCTTCAAGTGCGTCCTGGATAGCGCTCATGTTGCGGGACTTTTCACGAACACTGATGGTTTTTCCTGGCTCTACGCGGTAAGACGGGATATCTACACGATTTCCGTCTACAGTGATGTGGCCATGGTTAACCAGCTGGCGTGCGCCGCGGCGTGTGCGGGAAAGGCCGAGACGATAAACAAGGTTATCGAGACGGGATTCAAGCAGAATCAGGAAGTTTTCGCCGTGTACACCAGGCAGTTTGCCAGCGATGTTAAATGTGCGCAGGAATTGGCGCTCATTTAAGTTGTACATGAAACGAAGCTTCTGTTTTTCCTGCAGTTGAACACCGTATTCGGATAATTTTCTGCGCTGCGTTGGACCATGCTCTCCCGGCGGATAAGGACGTTTTTCGAGTTCTTTTCCTGTACCACTGAGAGAGATGCCGAAGCGGCGGGACTTTTTCCAGGTTGGACCTGTATAGCGTGCCATAATGGCATCCTCCTCTATTAAAACAAAT
Proteins encoded in this region:
- a CDS encoding ISL3 family transposase, with product MHMYSNITIPGLQGVRVLHTDEREGMVHLQVAVPRKRSRCPACGTWTRRVHDYRWQRVQHTAWFERPTVLHYRRRRYACPCGKRFAEANPLVDRYQRHSREWNQALGLRLVTGKNFTDTARQFSTSVTTALRRFDELASRTLPHVEQLPRVIAVDEYKGDTSAGKYQLLVADGATGRPVDILPDRKKETLKQYLQQKGGQVEVVVMDMSAPFHQAARRALNRPIIVADRFHVHRHVYWALERVRRRVQHTLSSYHRKRCKRLKHVFTKKAEDLTAQQVKIRDYYLAESEELRTAYELKEAFRAWFERSKRRMTTGQAGAIRDDLYAFYRQVEASGCPDMAQAAATVRRWQTEILNSFTFDYHNGTVEGLNNQTKVIKRNAFGFQRYDRLRAKVLLHHQYKWSLAG
- the rpsD gene encoding 30S ribosomal protein S4, with amino-acid sequence MARYTGPTWKKSRRFGISLSGTGKELEKRPYPPGEHGPTQRRKLSEYGVQLQEKQKLRFMYNLNERQFLRTFNIAGKLPGVHGENFLILLESRLDNLVYRLGLSRTRRGARQLVNHGHITVDGNRVDIPSYRVEPGKTISVREKSRNMSAIQDALEANSFVPEYLTFDADNLQGTYSRYPERSELPAEISEALIVEYYSR
- the tyrS gene encoding tyrosine--tRNA ligase; the encoded protein is MGIWEELEERGLVNQVTEREGLKDHLNNGQLRFYCGFDPTGDSLHIGHLLTIILMRRMQLHGHQPIALVGGGTGMIGDPSGRNAERSLNEPDIVEGFSQKIRTQLEKYLDFDGAYGAEIVNNHDWLGSMTLISFLRDFGKHFSVNYMLAKESVESRIQEGISFTEFSYQIMQSIDFYYLYKNHQCTLQIGGSDQWGNITAGLELIRRLEYEDEEKSPAYGMTIPLVTKADGTKFGKTAGYAIWLDPEKTSPYEMYQFLLNTDDRDVLKFIRYFTFIDQEEMKELEEKMQAEPEKREPHRRLAQEITSFVHGRAALNQAENITKALFGGGELTALTADEIAQGFKDVPSYTMETEEQNLVELLVQAGIAGSKRQAREDVQNGAVYINGEREQSTDKTVGKNDLIDDQFIIMRRGKKKYFLILKNNG